GAGAGGTGCAGCTTGCCAATCGACCCCAGGGCGGTGCTGAGGTTACTCTGCTCATTCCTTGCCCTGCCCAAGTAAAGGAGGATTCCCGTGGCTGATCCCCTGCTGATCATCGAAGACGAGATCTTTCTCGGGCGGGAAATGCGTCGCTACTTCGAAAAAGAGGGTTGGCAGGTATTCTGGGCGGAGCGCCTGGCAGATGCCGAGCAGTTACTCAATGACGATCTCAATCCCATGGTCACCCTGGCCGACCTCAACCTGCCGGATGGCAATAGCCTGGATTTGCTCGACCGCTCGCGAGAGAAAGGTCTGCAGGGCGAATGGATCTTCTTGACCGCCTACGGCAGCGTTCCGGATTCCGTGCGTGCCCTTCGGCTCGGGGCTTACGACTTTCTCGAAAAGCCTTGCGAGATGGAACGTCTGGCCATGGTGGTGCGTTCTGCCGGGCGCGCCGCGCGGGCGCAACGGCGGGTGGCGGACGACACCAGTCAGCACAGCCGACGCTACAAAGCCTCGGCCTTTCTGGGGACGAGCACGGCGGCGCAGCGGGTGCGCGAGATTCTGCAGCGACTGGCGCAGGTTCCCTACAGTGGCCTGATCATTTCGGGGGAGACGGGTACCGGCAAGGGCCTGGCAGCACGCATCCTGCACTATAGCGGGTTGCGGCGCGAGGGCCCGATGGTCGAGATCAACTGCGCTGCCTTGCCGCGCGAACTTCTCGAGTCCGAACTCTTCGGCTACGAGGCCGGGGCATTCACCGGCGCCACCTCCCGCCATCGCGGCTTGGTGGAGCAGGCGAATGGCGGTAGCCTGTTTCTCGATGAAATTTCCGAGATGGATCTCGATCTGCAGGCCAAACTGCTCAAGGTGATCGAAGACCGCAGTTTGCGACGTCTGGGAGCCGATCGCAGCATTCAGGTGGATGTACGCTTTCTCGCCGCCAGCAACCGGGATCTCGATGCGCTGGTGGCGGAGGGACGTTTCCGTGCCGATCTCTACCATCGTCTCAGTGTCGTGCGTCTCGCTTTGCCTGTCCTGCGCGAGCGCAAGGAAGACCTGCAGGAGCTGGTGCCGCATTTTGTGGCGGAGTTCAACGCGCATGCCGGTAAGCGGGTACGGCACATCAGCCCGGCGGTCTGGGCGGCCCTGGAGGACTATGACTGGCCGGGCAACGTCCGGGAGCTGCGCAATGTGGTCGAACGTGGCGTCCTTTTTTCGGAAGGCGAGGATCTACCTCTGGAATGGTTACAATTGCCGGGAATGAGCCCCTTGGGACATTGTCCGGCACCGGGCAGCTGCCCCTTGGATGATCGTCAGCAAATTGTCTTGCCCATTGATGGCAGTATGGATCTCGACAGCATGGAGCGGGAGATCCTGGCCAGGGTGCTGCAGTCTACTGATCACAACGTTACCCAGGCGGCACGTATCCTGGGCACTACGCGGGAGACGCTGCGCTACCGTATTCGCAAGTATGGCTTGAGCAACGAGGAAAGCTGAACCGAGTTGGCTACCGAAACTTGCGCGGGCGGCTCTGGGCGTTTACAGTCCCGCCTTAATTCCTTCGGCATGGACGTAGAATGACCGATAACATTGCACCAGAGCAGGCCCCAGGAATCATCGATCGGGACGCCGCCCTGCGCTATCAGACGGCGAGCTTGCAACGCGTTTCGCGAACCTTCGCCCTGACCATTCCGCGTTTGCCGGCTGGATTGCAGGAGACGGTAGGCAACGGCTACTTGCTCTGCCGTATCGCGGACACCATCGAGGATGATCCGCTGCTTGATTGGGAGGCCAAGGCGCACTGGCAAAAGGTTTTCCTTGCGGTCTTGCGCAAGGAGACGCCGGCAGAGGAGTTTGCCC
This sequence is a window from Acidithiobacillus sp. AMEEHan. Protein-coding genes within it:
- a CDS encoding sigma-54 dependent transcriptional regulator gives rise to the protein MADPLLIIEDEIFLGREMRRYFEKEGWQVFWAERLADAEQLLNDDLNPMVTLADLNLPDGNSLDLLDRSREKGLQGEWIFLTAYGSVPDSVRALRLGAYDFLEKPCEMERLAMVVRSAGRAARAQRRVADDTSQHSRRYKASAFLGTSTAAQRVREILQRLAQVPYSGLIISGETGTGKGLAARILHYSGLRREGPMVEINCAALPRELLESELFGYEAGAFTGATSRHRGLVEQANGGSLFLDEISEMDLDLQAKLLKVIEDRSLRRLGADRSIQVDVRFLAASNRDLDALVAEGRFRADLYHRLSVVRLALPVLRERKEDLQELVPHFVAEFNAHAGKRVRHISPAVWAALEDYDWPGNVRELRNVVERGVLFSEGEDLPLEWLQLPGMSPLGHCPAPGSCPLDDRQQIVLPIDGSMDLDSMEREILARVLQSTDHNVTQAARILGTTRETLRYRIRKYGLSNEES